From a single Cyclobacterium marinum DSM 745 genomic region:
- a CDS encoding SusC/RagA family TonB-linked outer membrane protein: MIKKLYTQWWQFVFIMLLILSFKTETVLAQSEIVIGTVYSQEDGTTIPGVNIINVGTALGTVTDMDGKFSISISGNNTVLRFSAIGYQTQEITVGNQTNIEVTLETALGALDEIIVVGYGEQSREKLTSAVSTLDTKVLENIPLGNAASALQGTVSGVRVQTLSGQPGASPRIIVRGGTSINNPNGAEPLYVVDGVIRDDIQGINPMDIESMQVLKDAASTAIYGARASNGVVILTTKSGKAGDTKVTYRYTIGASQLREKYDLLSARDYIYYSRLGVAATGIKSPSRLAQLDGAFGYGIGNDLTNNTAYTTQYLTPENEYKLSEGWQSMPDPVDPSKTIIFDEVDWQDVLFRTAMTQDHYLNLSGGTEKATFNLGVGYSDMDGIAITTNYKRFTANMNGRLQVSDKLFVFAGLNFTRSTDNLVYSENNLFERSIATPPTAKYTFEDGTLSPGVSRSLGNPAYHLNRSTNDNTLTLMTLSGGANWELAPGLSFEPSASLFTRANTANTFLMSYLNSPTQLVEDRNATGSQTNWEQLQFDAVLNYEKSFTDLHNFNATLGYSMYQRDNYSLFAQGRGAATDLIPTLNASGEPVQVSSSKGKQLILGYFGRANYDFDNKYLLSVSARYDGASNLGSAYKWGFFPGVSAGWNLHNETFWSAPAAIDKFKLRASYGLNGNLGNLSDFQAQGGYSVGAIYQGNAAVEYTTIANPDLKWEQSRTFDIGFDASLFNNRVSLLFDYYQRETSNLITTLAMPKLTGFTSVLTNLGSLENKGVELEVSFNILETKDWMWNLGFNASYVKNKILELPENDNENNRIGGFNVYDPSVGDYVWKGGLQEGGQIGEMYGYQYLSVFATDDEAAAAPQDLIMAGPDRTRYGGDVNWLDVDGNDVIDTRDRVYMGNIFPKWTGGFSNNVNYKGINLYMRMDYTTGHTIYNYVRANLDGEFVGNTNMSSNIARSWENQGDVTDVPKFYWADQVAQSNYWRGDPRNLDNGAGSSVNYEKGDFLALRELTLSYDYSAGWYRKIGIEGIRLNLTGNNLIYFTDFSGLSPEEGGMNRGRFPVPRNIMLGINLSL, encoded by the coding sequence ATGATCAAGAAACTCTACACACAATGGTGGCAATTTGTTTTTATAATGTTGCTGATCCTATCCTTCAAAACCGAAACTGTGTTGGCGCAAAGCGAGATTGTAATCGGAACAGTTTATTCCCAGGAAGATGGCACGACAATTCCCGGGGTCAATATAATAAATGTTGGCACTGCATTGGGGACTGTAACCGACATGGATGGTAAATTTTCCATTAGCATTTCCGGTAACAATACCGTTTTAAGATTTTCAGCCATAGGCTACCAAACACAAGAAATCACCGTAGGCAATCAAACCAATATTGAGGTGACACTAGAAACTGCCTTGGGGGCTTTAGATGAGATAATTGTGGTGGGATATGGTGAACAATCCAGAGAAAAACTTACATCTGCTGTAAGTACATTAGATACCAAGGTACTTGAAAACATTCCTTTAGGAAATGCTGCTTCCGCATTACAAGGAACAGTATCCGGAGTAAGGGTTCAAACCTTGAGCGGACAGCCCGGCGCCTCTCCAAGAATAATTGTAAGAGGGGGGACTTCCATCAATAATCCTAATGGAGCGGAACCTTTATACGTTGTAGATGGTGTAATTAGAGACGATATACAGGGGATCAATCCAATGGATATCGAATCCATGCAGGTGTTAAAAGATGCTGCATCCACAGCCATTTATGGTGCAAGAGCTTCCAATGGGGTGGTGATTTTGACCACTAAGTCGGGAAAGGCAGGAGATACAAAGGTGACCTATAGGTATACAATTGGAGCCTCACAACTACGTGAGAAATATGATTTATTATCTGCCAGGGATTATATCTATTACTCAAGGTTGGGTGTAGCTGCTACAGGGATTAAATCTCCATCAAGGCTTGCTCAATTGGATGGAGCATTCGGTTATGGTATTGGGAATGACCTTACCAATAATACGGCTTATACTACTCAATATTTAACCCCTGAAAATGAATACAAACTAAGTGAAGGCTGGCAAAGCATGCCTGATCCGGTAGACCCCAGCAAAACCATTATTTTTGATGAGGTAGATTGGCAAGATGTGCTGTTTAGAACCGCCATGACACAAGATCATTATTTGAACTTATCTGGAGGAACGGAGAAAGCCACCTTTAATTTAGGGGTTGGTTACTCAGATATGGATGGGATAGCAATTACTACCAATTATAAAAGATTTACTGCCAATATGAACGGTAGGTTGCAAGTAAGTGACAAATTATTTGTTTTTGCAGGGTTAAATTTTACTCGGTCCACTGATAATTTGGTTTACAGTGAAAACAACTTGTTTGAAAGATCCATTGCCACACCTCCCACTGCAAAGTATACCTTTGAAGATGGAACCTTGTCTCCGGGGGTGAGTCGTTCTTTAGGTAATCCTGCCTATCATTTAAACCGCAGTACCAATGACAATACATTGACCTTAATGACCTTGAGTGGTGGTGCAAATTGGGAACTTGCCCCCGGTCTGAGTTTTGAGCCTTCTGCTTCGTTGTTTACCCGAGCCAATACGGCTAATACCTTTTTGATGTCCTATCTTAATTCACCCACTCAATTGGTGGAAGATAGAAATGCTACCGGAAGTCAAACCAACTGGGAACAATTACAATTTGATGCAGTTTTGAATTATGAGAAAAGTTTTACGGACTTACATAACTTCAATGCTACTCTCGGTTATTCTATGTATCAAAGAGACAATTATAGTCTTTTTGCTCAGGGTCGTGGAGCCGCTACTGATCTTATACCTACATTAAACGCTTCAGGAGAACCAGTACAGGTTTCCAGTTCCAAAGGAAAGCAATTGATTCTGGGTTATTTCGGCAGAGCAAATTATGATTTTGACAACAAATACTTATTATCAGTTAGTGCCAGATATGATGGTGCATCTAACTTAGGTTCTGCTTACAAATGGGGTTTCTTCCCTGGAGTGTCTGCGGGATGGAATTTACACAATGAAACTTTCTGGAGTGCTCCTGCAGCAATTGATAAGTTCAAATTGAGAGCAAGTTATGGCCTTAATGGTAATCTGGGTAACCTTAGCGATTTTCAAGCCCAGGGCGGTTATAGTGTGGGAGCCATTTACCAAGGAAACGCTGCTGTGGAATATACTACCATTGCGAATCCTGACCTAAAATGGGAGCAATCCAGAACATTTGATATTGGTTTTGATGCAAGTTTGTTCAATAACCGCGTCAGCTTATTGTTTGATTATTATCAAAGAGAAACTTCTAATTTAATCACTACTCTGGCCATGCCTAAACTGACCGGGTTTACCAGTGTGTTGACAAACCTTGGTAGTTTAGAAAATAAAGGTGTAGAGCTAGAGGTCAGTTTTAACATCCTAGAGACAAAGGATTGGATGTGGAATTTGGGATTCAATGCTTCGTATGTGAAAAATAAGATATTGGAGCTTCCGGAAAATGACAATGAAAACAATAGAATTGGAGGTTTTAATGTCTATGATCCTTCTGTCGGTGATTATGTTTGGAAAGGTGGTTTACAAGAAGGAGGTCAGATTGGAGAAATGTATGGCTATCAGTATTTGTCGGTTTTTGCCACTGATGATGAAGCTGCTGCTGCACCTCAGGATTTGATCATGGCCGGTCCTGACCGAACCAGATATGGTGGAGATGTGAATTGGTTGGATGTGGATGGTAATGATGTGATCGATACCAGAGATAGGGTTTATATGGGCAATATTTTCCCTAAATGGACCGGAGGCTTTTCGAATAATGTAAATTATAAAGGGATTAACCTTTATATGAGAATGGACTATACCACCGGACATACTATTTATAACTATGTGAGGGCTAATTTGGATGGTGAGTTTGTAGGAAATACCAATATGAGCTCAAATATTGCGAGGTCTTGGGAAAATCAAGGGGATGTAACCGACGTTCCTAAGTTTTACTGGGCAGATCAAGTGGCCCAAAGTAACTATTGGAGAGGGGATCCAAGAAACCTAGACAATGGTGCCGGAAGCTCTGTGAACTATGAGAAAGGTGATTTTTTAGCTTTAAGGGAACTTACCTTAAGTTACGATTATTCAGCCGGCTGGTATAGAAAGATTGGAATTGAAGGAATCCGTCTCAATCTTACAGGAAACAACTTGATTTATTTTACTGATTTTAGTGGTCTTTCTCCTGAAGAAGGAGGAATGAATAGAGGGCGTTTTCCTGTTCCTCGCAATATCATGTTAGGTATCAACCTTTCTCTTTAA
- a CDS encoding RagB/SusD family nutrient uptake outer membrane protein has translation MKILVNIKTCLLGITVFLLNYSCTEPLELAPISSIGANSFWQSEQDATGGLIGMYNQFRDLSSRTLYFMGESRSEIMSEGLQNADYRRKYFENDMNESNADLDWLQSYKVINYANLVIKNVPNITFPNEENKNDLLAQAYSMRAFMYFILAKTWGGVPLITTPVEGFDAETTFQERAAVSSVFELIKADLEKAIDLFPNNEFGNGRSMWSKPAVNTLKGDVYLWTGKTMGGGESDITVALNALNEVRSADLTLLDDFSRIFDFDNKGNNEIIFSVHFNDFEVSNNMYSDMYINSLDLKESYGEETLATVGTPGGFNWWAPSATMRNQFSNEDSRKDGSFFEIYDTDEDNTFITSIVKKGDGYTESGTRWFLDDIVIYRYAELLLLIAEAKNALGQDPSAEMNEIRTRAYGENFSSFEFVSSSQEENDEAILQERLFELAFEGKRWWDLIRFDKAFEKVPSLQGKEGQDYLLVWPITLETISLNSKITQNAGYEQ, from the coding sequence ATGAAAATATTAGTTAATATAAAGACATGCCTTCTAGGAATCACTGTTTTTCTGCTTAATTATTCCTGTACAGAGCCTTTGGAATTAGCCCCCATTAGTTCGATAGGTGCCAACTCTTTTTGGCAATCTGAACAAGATGCTACCGGAGGACTGATTGGGATGTACAACCAGTTTAGAGATCTGTCAAGTAGAACACTCTATTTTATGGGAGAATCAAGGAGCGAGATCATGAGTGAGGGGCTTCAGAATGCGGATTATAGAAGAAAGTATTTTGAAAATGACATGAATGAGAGTAATGCCGATCTCGATTGGTTGCAGTCTTACAAAGTGATTAATTATGCCAATTTGGTAATAAAAAATGTTCCCAATATTACCTTCCCTAATGAAGAAAATAAAAATGATCTACTGGCACAGGCTTATAGCATGAGGGCCTTTATGTATTTTATTCTTGCCAAGACTTGGGGGGGTGTTCCTTTAATTACGACACCTGTTGAAGGTTTTGATGCAGAAACTACATTTCAGGAAAGGGCTGCTGTTTCTTCCGTATTTGAATTAATAAAAGCGGATTTGGAAAAGGCCATTGATCTTTTTCCAAACAATGAATTTGGTAATGGCCGTTCGATGTGGTCAAAACCAGCTGTTAATACTCTTAAAGGAGACGTTTATTTGTGGACCGGCAAAACCATGGGGGGTGGAGAATCTGATATAACTGTTGCTTTAAATGCGCTAAACGAAGTAAGATCTGCTGACCTGACTCTTTTGGATGATTTTTCCAGGATTTTTGATTTTGACAATAAGGGAAATAATGAGATAATTTTCTCAGTACATTTCAATGATTTTGAGGTTTCCAATAACATGTATTCAGACATGTATATAAATTCTCTTGATTTAAAAGAGTCTTATGGTGAAGAAACACTTGCCACTGTTGGCACTCCGGGAGGTTTCAATTGGTGGGCACCATCAGCAACCATGCGCAATCAATTTAGTAATGAGGACAGTAGGAAAGATGGAAGCTTTTTCGAGATTTATGACACGGATGAGGACAATACCTTTATTACTTCAATTGTGAAGAAAGGGGATGGTTATACAGAATCAGGGACCCGTTGGTTTTTGGATGATATTGTTATTTATAGGTATGCGGAATTATTACTACTTATCGCCGAAGCCAAAAATGCACTGGGTCAGGATCCTTCCGCTGAAATGAATGAGATAAGAACAAGAGCTTATGGAGAGAATTTCTCTAGCTTTGAATTTGTAAGTTCCTCCCAAGAAGAAAACGACGAGGCTATTTTACAGGAGAGGTTGTTTGAATTGGCTTTTGAGGGAAAAAGATGGTGGGATCTGATTCGTTTCGACAAGGCCTTTGAGAAAGTACCTTCCTTACAGGGTAAAGAAGGGCAAGATTATCTTTTGGTTTGGCCAATTACCTTAGAAACCATTAGTTTGAATTCAAAAATAACCCAAAATGCAGGTTACGAACAGTAA
- a CDS encoding sialidase family protein yields the protein MLIIHRVLALTMIIAALSNSGKAQHAYLNSNNGKSISIGALVYPEVDELKGMMMGPFVKLFDGGILTVDGTDCIISRDEGMTWERFPVFDNPESFLISDERAILSTSNGVIVLAFMNLKERANWDWQEEISDSPGARLPTYTVRSLDGGKTWQDVQKLHNEWTGAIRDMIETENGNIVFTSMMMWHHPGHHTVLTYKSGNEGKTWERSNIIDLGGIGHHSGVTEATLESLPQGKLWLLMRTNWGTFWEAFSTDDGKTWNGIRPTDIPASSAPGLLKRLESGRLVLVWNRRFPEGTDYYPLTGGDKQWSEVAASNHRDELSIAFSEDEGRTWSAPSVIAKIDSSKIMDPPLRRISYPYVFERSPGELWVTTMQGGLRVRLYEKDFIKKK from the coding sequence ATGTTAATAATTCACCGAGTATTAGCTTTAACCATGATCATTGCTGCCCTTTCCAACTCCGGAAAGGCGCAGCATGCTTATTTAAATTCAAACAATGGTAAATCAATCTCAATTGGAGCACTGGTTTACCCCGAGGTTGATGAATTGAAAGGCATGATGATGGGGCCATTTGTTAAATTGTTTGACGGTGGTATTCTAACTGTCGATGGAACAGATTGTATTATCAGTAGGGATGAAGGGATGACTTGGGAAAGATTTCCTGTATTTGATAACCCGGAAAGTTTTTTGATTTCGGATGAGCGTGCTATTCTTTCAACCAGTAATGGTGTAATCGTTTTGGCATTTATGAACTTAAAGGAAAGGGCAAACTGGGACTGGCAAGAGGAGATTTCCGATTCACCCGGTGCCAGATTGCCAACTTATACAGTGAGGAGTTTAGATGGGGGTAAAACTTGGCAAGACGTTCAAAAGCTCCATAATGAATGGACCGGTGCTATTCGTGACATGATAGAAACGGAGAATGGAAACATTGTTTTTACTTCCATGATGATGTGGCATCACCCCGGACACCATACGGTGTTGACTTATAAGTCGGGTAATGAAGGTAAGACTTGGGAAAGGTCTAATATTATCGATCTCGGAGGAATTGGGCATCACAGTGGGGTGACAGAAGCAACGCTCGAATCACTTCCTCAAGGGAAATTATGGCTGTTAATGCGAACCAACTGGGGGACTTTCTGGGAGGCCTTCTCCACTGATGATGGAAAAACATGGAATGGTATCCGGCCAACAGATATACCTGCAAGTTCTGCTCCCGGTTTGCTTAAAAGGCTTGAAAGTGGCAGGTTGGTTTTGGTGTGGAATAGGAGATTCCCGGAAGGCACGGATTATTACCCGTTAACTGGAGGGGATAAACAATGGTCAGAAGTGGCCGCTAGTAATCACAGAGATGAGCTGTCAATAGCCTTTTCAGAAGACGAGGGAAGAACATGGTCTGCTCCTTCAGTAATTGCTAAAATTGACAGCAGTAAAATAATGGATCCCCCTTTGAGAAGGATTTCCTATCCCTATGTTTTTGAACGTAGTCCCGGTGAATTGTGGGTCACTACCATGCAAGGAGGGCTCCGGGTCAGGTTATATGAAAAGGATTTTATAAAAAAGAAATAG
- a CDS encoding SGNH/GDSL hydrolase family protein → MNRLSGRRFFIRCLCLLPILAILSFSPKLYRKKAVSVFTHSGKNDKEKIALLLKGNTSLIWVFTGDSITHGAKHTHGYRSYPEIFSERIRWELGRVRDLVINTGISGNTSRNILDDFEWRVKQFKPNVVSIMIGTNDCANARVTLEDYEKNIISLVEKFRSLGAIPILHTPNPIIEALDPNRESLEEYVKVIKSIAEKEQVILVDNYGHWSEELETPNGAKVFKEWLNDPLHPNGGGHSEIARLMFKSLGIFDPTAPTCGGAYYEGEH, encoded by the coding sequence ATGAATAGACTTTCAGGAAGAAGATTTTTTATAAGGTGCCTTTGTCTACTGCCAATACTGGCCATTTTATCTTTTTCACCTAAGCTCTATAGGAAAAAGGCAGTTTCTGTTTTTACTCATTCTGGAAAGAACGACAAAGAGAAAATTGCTCTATTGCTCAAGGGGAATACATCATTGATTTGGGTTTTTACAGGAGATAGTATTACTCACGGCGCAAAACATACCCATGGGTATCGCTCCTATCCTGAAATATTTTCGGAGCGGATAAGGTGGGAATTGGGTAGGGTAAGAGACCTTGTCATCAATACGGGAATCAGTGGAAATACAAGCAGGAATATCCTTGACGATTTTGAATGGAGGGTGAAGCAGTTTAAGCCCAATGTGGTGTCAATCATGATAGGGACAAATGACTGTGCCAATGCGCGGGTTACCCTAGAAGATTATGAGAAAAATATTATCAGTTTAGTGGAGAAGTTTAGAAGCCTAGGGGCCATTCCAATCCTACATACACCTAATCCTATTATTGAAGCCTTAGATCCTAATAGAGAAAGTCTAGAGGAATATGTAAAGGTTATAAAATCAATTGCTGAAAAAGAGCAGGTGATATTAGTTGATAATTATGGTCATTGGAGTGAAGAGTTAGAAACCCCAAATGGAGCAAAAGTTTTTAAGGAATGGCTCAATGATCCCCTGCATCCGAATGGTGGAGGCCATTCAGAAATAGCGAGATTAATGTTTAAATCCTTAGGGATTTTTGACCCTACAGCTCCGACCTGCGGAGGTGCCTATTATGAAGGAGAACATTAA
- a CDS encoding sialidase family protein translates to MKQSKLLVLVGVFLLSLGSFSKAQALLNTSEIVLQIGEDGNPPRNSEGSFIQLKDGRILFAYSKFEGGSGDHASGVIAGRYSEDGGNTWTGKDEVIISNEGGMNVMSVSFLRLIDGSIALFYARKNSLDDCIPYMRFSTDEAKTWSDPFPVITDKKGYFVLNNDRVIQLPGGRLLAPVSLHKTAGVDFRMRGSIFCYYSDDNGKTWHSGMEMPNKNRVVVQEPGVVLLENGKILMWLRTDRGVQYLSKSEDQGLTWEEVYPSDIASPRAPASLKRIPETGDLMLIWNNNKSLVKETAAYRTPLTAAISKDEGKSWTHLKVLEDDPDGFFCYTAISFIGSEVLLAYMAAEREKLKEKIPLVLRKLSLDEFYD, encoded by the coding sequence ATGAAACAATCAAAGTTATTAGTATTAGTAGGTGTATTTCTTCTGAGTTTAGGGAGTTTTTCCAAAGCCCAGGCATTGTTAAACACATCAGAAATTGTTCTTCAAATTGGAGAAGACGGTAATCCCCCGAGGAATAGTGAAGGAAGTTTTATCCAATTGAAGGATGGAAGGATATTGTTTGCATATTCAAAATTTGAAGGAGGCTCAGGGGATCACGCCAGTGGGGTGATTGCAGGCCGCTATTCTGAAGATGGGGGGAATACATGGACCGGCAAAGACGAGGTAATCATATCCAATGAGGGAGGCATGAATGTCATGTCTGTTTCCTTTCTGAGGTTAATTGACGGGTCGATTGCTTTATTCTATGCGCGAAAAAATTCATTGGATGACTGCATTCCCTATATGCGTTTTTCTACTGATGAGGCCAAAACTTGGTCTGATCCATTTCCCGTAATCACAGATAAGAAAGGGTATTTTGTACTGAACAATGATCGAGTAATACAACTTCCGGGAGGAAGATTATTGGCTCCTGTATCCTTACATAAAACTGCAGGAGTTGATTTTAGGATGCGTGGATCAATTTTTTGTTATTATTCTGATGACAATGGTAAAACATGGCATTCGGGGATGGAAATGCCTAATAAAAATAGGGTAGTGGTTCAGGAACCGGGGGTAGTTTTATTAGAAAATGGTAAGATTTTGATGTGGTTGCGTACAGACAGAGGGGTGCAATACTTAAGTAAATCGGAGGACCAAGGCTTGACTTGGGAAGAAGTATATCCTTCAGATATTGCCTCACCTAGGGCACCAGCTTCCCTAAAGAGAATTCCTGAAACCGGAGATCTTATGTTGATTTGGAACAATAACAAAAGTTTGGTAAAAGAAACAGCTGCTTATAGAACTCCACTTACAGCGGCTATTTCAAAGGATGAAGGGAAAAGTTGGACCCATTTAAAAGTACTCGAAGATGATCCGGATGGTTTCTTCTGCTATACAGCAATTTCATTTATTGGCAGTGAAGTATTACTTGCTTATATGGCTGCAGAACGTGAAAAATTAAAAGAGAAAATCCCTCTGGTACTTAGGAAATTAAGCTTGGATGAATTTTATGACTAA
- a CDS encoding sialidase family protein — MAMNKISGLIKILLLIAFVSYGCGGKPVEEQNETTTLPDKERVSAPKNLVLNPGKNNPRNSEGDFIELKDGKILFVYSHYYGESSSDHATAYLAGRYSEDKGKSWTNEDVEILPNEGGMNVMSVSLLRLQNGDIAMFYLRKNNTDDCIPYMRISKDEAQTWSDPIACITDDEGYFVLNNDRVVQLEDGTLMLAVAKHAGPGMEWRGRADLYAYSSTDNGQTWDRSEMVPNPKEIVLQEPGLVELADGSILMVIRTDAGVQCYSYSKDNGKTWSAVEESTLVSPVSPATIERIPGTGDLLAVWNNNVSEDPDIAKLRTPLSSAISKDEGKTWTNYKTLENDPDGWYCYIAMEFIGDDVLLGYCAGNRPAGTGLSVTKVTKLGTDWFYED; from the coding sequence ATGGCAATGAACAAAATAAGCGGACTAATCAAAATACTTCTATTAATAGCATTCGTAAGCTATGGCTGTGGAGGTAAGCCGGTAGAGGAACAGAATGAAACAACTACCTTACCTGATAAAGAAAGGGTAAGTGCCCCAAAAAATTTGGTGCTCAATCCAGGAAAAAACAATCCAAGAAACAGCGAAGGTGATTTTATTGAGTTGAAAGACGGTAAAATCCTCTTTGTTTATTCTCATTATTACGGAGAATCATCCAGTGATCATGCCACTGCTTATTTGGCAGGAAGGTATTCGGAAGATAAAGGCAAAAGCTGGACAAATGAGGATGTAGAAATTCTACCCAATGAAGGAGGTATGAATGTGATGTCTGTATCCTTGCTTAGACTGCAAAATGGGGATATTGCCATGTTTTATTTAAGGAAAAACAATACTGACGATTGCATTCCTTACATGAGGATTTCTAAAGATGAGGCACAAACATGGTCTGACCCAATAGCCTGTATTACCGATGATGAAGGTTATTTTGTTTTAAACAATGACAGAGTGGTCCAGCTTGAGGACGGTACATTAATGCTTGCGGTTGCCAAACACGCGGGTCCGGGCATGGAATGGAGAGGTAGAGCTGATTTGTATGCCTATTCCTCTACCGACAATGGACAGACTTGGGATAGAAGTGAGATGGTGCCCAATCCAAAAGAAATTGTTTTACAAGAACCTGGCTTGGTTGAGTTAGCAGATGGATCAATATTAATGGTTATTAGAACCGACGCAGGGGTGCAGTGCTATTCATACTCCAAAGACAATGGGAAAACATGGTCTGCAGTAGAAGAAAGCACTCTAGTTTCACCGGTTTCTCCTGCCACAATTGAAAGAATCCCAGGAACAGGAGATTTGTTGGCAGTATGGAACAATAATGTGTCTGAAGATCCAGATATAGCTAAGTTAAGAACACCATTGAGTTCGGCCATTTCAAAGGATGAAGGTAAAACGTGGACGAACTACAAGACTTTAGAAAACGACCCTGACGGTTGGTATTGCTACATAGCTATGGAATTTATTGGTGATGATGTTTTACTTGGCTACTGTGCAGGCAATAGACCGGCAGGTACCGGACTCTCGGTTACCAAGGTTACCAAGCTTGGAACGGACTGGTTTTATGAGGATTAA
- a CDS encoding sulfatase family protein, with translation MKKGVDNRISILCLGILLLMAGFSCQPAIKTSDDVKPNILLIVSEDHGQDIGAYGNEIVTTPNIDLLAENGVMFLNAYTTYSVCSPSRSSILTGLYPHQNGQIGLATHDFEMYKSFENIPSYLKNQGYKTGCLGKLHVNPEASFPFDFHEIESSNFAKKKMGDYAIKAAEFINSSGGKPFFLMVNFPDAHFPLLRKVDGLPTIEVNENQISGTLPFVGVDSERLRAQTADYYSQINRLDESIGMLMDSLKSSGKAENTLVIFLSDHGAQFSRGKTTSYEAGLKIPLIMNWPKGLKSKKLKSEELVSVVDLFPTIVDAVSSQEKAELPGKSLIKIARDQLPGHDYIYAGGMIGTAKYFYPKRSVRDKQYKLIHNLYSGERDPYFTVYTDHVYATVLSGSSRAEIASSTDEIKAVYERWESPPAYEFYDLETDPWEFNNLADIPDYQEEMERLKLVLTNWRVNTRDPFIDPIMFKRIKAEVDSINTLYPNHSYQKDTAFHWSYPEYFGDYVLNAEQN, from the coding sequence ATGAAGAAGGGGGTGGACAATAGAATAAGTATATTATGTTTGGGCATTTTGCTTTTAATGGCAGGATTCTCATGTCAACCTGCGATTAAAACCTCAGATGATGTAAAACCAAATATCCTTCTGATTGTTTCAGAAGATCACGGACAAGATATAGGAGCTTATGGCAATGAGATTGTGACAACTCCCAACATTGACTTATTGGCTGAAAATGGCGTAATGTTTCTCAATGCCTATACCACCTATTCTGTCTGTAGCCCTTCGAGAAGTTCAATTCTGACAGGACTTTACCCGCATCAAAATGGTCAAATTGGTTTGGCTACACATGACTTTGAAATGTATAAGTCCTTTGAGAATATCCCTTCTTATTTGAAAAATCAAGGCTATAAAACAGGCTGTTTAGGAAAGCTACATGTCAACCCAGAAGCTTCATTTCCATTTGACTTTCATGAAATTGAAAGCTCCAATTTTGCTAAGAAAAAAATGGGGGATTATGCCATAAAAGCGGCTGAATTTATTAATTCTTCGGGGGGGAAACCTTTTTTTCTTATGGTAAATTTTCCTGATGCACACTTTCCATTATTAAGGAAAGTTGACGGTTTACCTACGATTGAAGTTAATGAAAATCAGATCTCCGGCACATTACCATTTGTGGGGGTAGATTCAGAGCGATTGAGAGCACAGACTGCTGATTACTACAGTCAAATTAATAGACTCGACGAATCAATTGGAATGCTTATGGATTCTCTAAAATCTTCAGGAAAGGCTGAAAATACTTTAGTGATTTTTCTCAGTGATCACGGAGCACAGTTTTCAAGGGGTAAAACCACAAGTTATGAAGCAGGTCTGAAAATACCTTTAATCATGAATTGGCCGAAGGGCTTAAAAAGTAAAAAGTTGAAAAGTGAAGAATTGGTTTCAGTAGTAGACTTGTTTCCTACCATTGTAGACGCTGTTTCATCTCAAGAAAAAGCAGAGCTTCCCGGTAAGTCTTTAATAAAAATTGCTAGGGATCAACTGCCCGGGCATGACTATATTTATGCTGGCGGAATGATAGGGACGGCAAAATATTTTTACCCTAAAAGAAGCGTACGAGACAAACAATATAAGTTGATTCACAATTTGTATAGTGGAGAGAGGGATCCTTATTTCACAGTATATACAGATCATGTTTATGCAACAGTCTTGTCGGGATCTTCTAGGGCAGAAATTGCCTCATCCACTGATGAAATTAAAGCAGTTTATGAAAGATGGGAAAGTCCTCCTGCTTATGAATTCTACGACCTCGAAACTGATCCTTGGGAGTTCAATAATTTAGCTGATATCCCCGATTATCAGGAGGAGATGGAGAGGTTGAAGCTAGTGCTTACTAATTGGAGAGTGAATACTAGAGATCCATTTATTGATCCAATAATGTTTAAAAGGATCAAGGCAGAGGTGGACTCCATTAATACGCTGTATCCCAATCACTCCTATCAAAAAGACACCGCTTTTCATTGGAGCTATCCGGAATATTTTGGGGATTATGTATTAAATGCTGAACAAAATTAA